One genomic region from Prunus persica cultivar Lovell chromosome G3, Prunus_persica_NCBIv2, whole genome shotgun sequence encodes:
- the LOC18781592 gene encoding uncharacterized protein LOC18781592 isoform X2 — protein MAAAATDDDGWVNLAMNDEAAVVDVLLLLRHAEPPRPSKTSRDLPSLRWSVRQRRSKNVPRHHHASDLVVVEGKDKKKGESSAARASPTTPLSWSGATSVSGGALDGSEESSRPPKPTDAARSKVAVRSEAAIFKRPRKKKTLAELKEEESFLLKERRNLKNQLATLHLTVEKQKATNESLRKIKLDLQLPLTTMKATTSVVPGESISYQLEQVNAVGVPTKIMPTIVHCSNLGASQSSCPPNVSCKVEEAGSQDAAFSLPDLNLPFGDDPSSEVLYRTS, from the exons ATGGCTGCTGCTGCTACTGACGACGACGGCTGGGTCAACCTGGCCATGAACGACGAGGCGGCGGTCGTCGACGTTCTTCTCCTCCTCAGGCACGCCGAGCCGCCGCGGCCGTCCAAGACAAGCCGTGACCTTCCGTCTCTGCGGTGGAGCGTTAGGCAGCGCCGCTCCAAGAACGTGCCACGTCATCACCATGCCAGCGACCTCGTCGTCGTTGAGGGTAAGGATAAGAAGAAGGGCGAGTCGAGCGCCGCCAGAGCCAGCCCCACCACGCCGCTCTCCTGGAGCGGCGCCACTTCGGTTAGCGGCGGCGCCCTCGACGGCTCCGAAGAGTCCAGCAGGCCCCCCAAGCCGACCGATGCCGCGAGATCTAAG GTTGCTGTTAGAAGTGAAGCAGCCATCTTCAAGAgaccaagaaagaagaag ACGCTTGCTGAACTAAAAGAGGAGGAGAGTTTTCTGTTGAAGGAAAGACGAAACTTGAAAAAT CAACTGGCAACACTACACCTCACTGTTGAAAAACAGAAGGCCACAAATGAAagcttgagaaaaataaag CTTGATTTGCAGTTGCCCCTGACAACGATGAAAGCTACAACTTCTGTTGTGCCTGGTGAATCCATTTCGTACCAACTTGAGCAAGTAAATGCAGTTGGTGTCCCTACAAAAATCATGCCAACAATTGTTCATTGCAGTAATCTTGGCGCTTCCCAAAGCTCCTGTCCAccaaatgtttcttgcaaggTAGAAGAGGCTGGGAGCCAGGATGCTGCCTTTTCGCTACCTGATTTAAATCTACCATTTGGAGATGACCCTAGCTCCGAGGTTTTATACCGAACAAGCTGA
- the LOC18781592 gene encoding uncharacterized protein LOC18781592 isoform X1, with protein sequence MAAAATDDDGWVNLAMNDEAAVVDVLLLLRHAEPPRPSKTSRDLPSLRWSVRQRRSKNVPRHHHASDLVVVEGKDKKKGESSAARASPTTPLSWSGATSVSGGALDGSEESSRPPKPTDAARSKVAVRSEAAIFKRPRKKKTLAELKEEESFLLKERRNLKNQLATLHLTVEKQKATNESLRKIKMITRCLKTSRSLSFQQWPTPGSLVSSTKDASCIQLCLDLQLPLTTMKATTSVVPGESISYQLEQVNAVGVPTKIMPTIVHCSNLGASQSSCPPNVSCKVEEAGSQDAAFSLPDLNLPFGDDPSSEVLYRTS encoded by the exons ATGGCTGCTGCTGCTACTGACGACGACGGCTGGGTCAACCTGGCCATGAACGACGAGGCGGCGGTCGTCGACGTTCTTCTCCTCCTCAGGCACGCCGAGCCGCCGCGGCCGTCCAAGACAAGCCGTGACCTTCCGTCTCTGCGGTGGAGCGTTAGGCAGCGCCGCTCCAAGAACGTGCCACGTCATCACCATGCCAGCGACCTCGTCGTCGTTGAGGGTAAGGATAAGAAGAAGGGCGAGTCGAGCGCCGCCAGAGCCAGCCCCACCACGCCGCTCTCCTGGAGCGGCGCCACTTCGGTTAGCGGCGGCGCCCTCGACGGCTCCGAAGAGTCCAGCAGGCCCCCCAAGCCGACCGATGCCGCGAGATCTAAG GTTGCTGTTAGAAGTGAAGCAGCCATCTTCAAGAgaccaagaaagaagaag ACGCTTGCTGAACTAAAAGAGGAGGAGAGTTTTCTGTTGAAGGAAAGACGAAACTTGAAAAAT CAACTGGCAACACTACACCTCACTGTTGAAAAACAGAAGGCCACAAATGAAagcttgagaaaaataaag ATGATTACACGTTGTCTCAAGACTTCAAGGTCACTTTCATTTCAACAGTGGCCTACTCCTGGTTCTCTAGTTTCCTCCACTAAGGATGCTTCCTGCATTCAACTATGT CTTGATTTGCAGTTGCCCCTGACAACGATGAAAGCTACAACTTCTGTTGTGCCTGGTGAATCCATTTCGTACCAACTTGAGCAAGTAAATGCAGTTGGTGTCCCTACAAAAATCATGCCAACAATTGTTCATTGCAGTAATCTTGGCGCTTCCCAAAGCTCCTGTCCAccaaatgtttcttgcaaggTAGAAGAGGCTGGGAGCCAGGATGCTGCCTTTTCGCTACCTGATTTAAATCTACCATTTGGAGATGACCCTAGCTCCGAGGTTTTATACCGAACAAGCTGA
- the LOC18782206 gene encoding probable receptor-like protein kinase At1g80640 encodes MNLALLLISMWVSTTSLLVTIIEARAEPTSSTISGHIILFEEEPITQFSAKMEAQSPGLPEVRVVHHQDLNKRILIALIVASTLLGGILLFLSCFWIYRQKTLKHSNGKKGKPIETAKGMQFNPMTVEFNTLRMGSRKGSVAVFNYQSLEDATNNFNESNILSEDGSGLLYRASFDDKLIAAVKKVNSEGPDSDREFKNEVNLLSKIKHQNIIRLLGYCIHSEARFLVYDMMQNGSLETQLCGPNHGSALTWHLRLKIAVDVSRGLEYLHEHCNPPVVHRGLKSSNILLDSNFSAKLSDFGLAVTAGMKDKDNIKLSGTLDYVAPEYILDGQLTDKSDVYAFGVVLLELLMGRKSVENKAGAESQSIVTWAMPQLTDRSRLPNIVDCVIKDTMDLKHLYQVAAVAVLCVQPEPSYRPLITDVLHSLIPLVPIELGGSLRIADCVPSA; translated from the exons ATGAATCTTGCTCTTCTGTTAATATCCATGTGGGTGTCAACCACCAGTTTGTTGGTAACCATAATTGAAGCCAGAGCAGAGCCAACAAGTTCCACCATTTCTGGTCACATTATCCTTTTTGAGGAAGAACCCATCACTCAGTTTTCTGCAAAAATGGAAGCTCAATCTCCAG GATTGCCTGAGGTTAGAGTAGTTCACCATCAAGATTTGAACAAGAGAATTCTTATAGCACTCATTGTTGCTTCCACACTCCTTGGAGGAATCTTGCTGTTCCTGTCATGTTTTTGGATCTATAGACAGAAAACCTTGAAACATTCCAATGGGAAAAAGGGAAAGCCAATTG AGACTGCAAAGGGGATGCAATTCAATCCAATGACggttgaatttaataccttgcGAATGGGGAGTAGGAAGGGTTCAGTTGCAGTATTCAATTATCAATCGCTTGAAGATGCAACAAACAATTTCAACGAAAGTAATATTTTGAGTGAGGATGGTTCTGGACTTCTTTACAGAGCTAGTTTTGATGACAAACTTATTGCAGCTGTTAAGAAAGTAAATAGTGAAGGTCCGGATTCTGATAGAGAATTTAAA AATGAGGTGAACTTGTTGAGCAAAATCAAGCATCAAAACATCATTAGACTTTTGGGTTACTGCATTCACAGCGAAGCAAGGTTTCTTGTTTATGACATGATGCAGAATGGGTCCTTAGAAACTCAGTTATGTG GACCTAATCATGGGTCAGCGTTGACTTGGCATCTACGGTTGAAAATcgctgttgatgtttccag GGGATTGGAATATCTTCATGAGCACTGTAATCCCCCTGTGGTCCATAGGGGCCTAAAATCGTCTAACATTCTTCTGGATTCAAATTTTAGTGCTAAG CTTTCAGATTTTGGTCTTGCTGTAACTGCTGGGATGAAGGATAAGGACAACATAAAGCTGTCAGGAACTTTGGATTATGTAGCACCAGAGTACATTTTGGATG gtCAGTTAACTGATAAAAGTGATGTCTATGCTTTTGGAGTTGTCCTTTTGGAGCTCTTGATGGGAAGAAAATCGGTGGAAAATAAAGCCGGAGCTGAAAGCCAATCCATAGTCACATGG GCCATGCCCCAGCTCACTGATAGATCAAGGCTTCCAAACATTGTGGATTGTGTGATAAAAGATACTATGGATTTAAAACATCTGTACCAG GTCGCTGCTGTGGCAGTACTATGTGTACAACCTGAACCGAGTTACAGGCCATTGATAACAGATGTTCTGCACTCACTAATCCCTCTCGTCCCTATCGAGCTTGGAGGGTCGCTGAGGATTGCAGACTGTGTACCCTCAGCCTGA
- the LOC18783985 gene encoding uncharacterized protein LOC18783985 yields MTLQLRARHRTLTKPPLTHLFSTTTSSDPSDPKDPKDPTDPNPQSHSSSLTSYFSDVKASLKQQQQQPQQQRRPISQNPSFSNHPLSRTSGAASLEEIRKNLSEFRRRSAVPEPTDSNSAPSQQSSTAQGSTQQVSFQELYNRNVLGKSEDPNADKGGKLSFNAIRESLKKIKSNTNVQSDRKSVDPMSLSAFTNSLKLKPNVIGGTDTLPMSIFGKEKIKGRNEEEGSYAMKTDFVKLYDHAELGEKLRRLRPEAKGDSWFSLKELNERLMKLREMEEMETQAAMSGVSFRDLRDSLVKLKISDEEKVKKTSIQRLDILGQFGRTPSFMLQPPKEHLVEKYFHPDNMSSAEKLKIELAKVREEFKMSESDCGSARVQVAQLTTKIKHLSSVLHKKDKHSRKGLQAMLQRRKRLLKYLRKTDWDSYCFVLSKLGLRDKPEFLSKLGLRYKTDNKT; encoded by the exons ATGACTCTCCAACTGAGAGCCAGACACCGAACTCTAACAAAACCACCTCTCACTCACCTcttctccaccaccacctcctcagACCCATCCGACCCAAAAGACCCAAAAGACCCAACAGACCCAAATCCCCAATCTCACTCTTCCTCGCTCACATCCTATTTCAGCGATGTCAAAGCCAGCctcaaacaacaacaacaacaaccacaACAACAGAGGAGACCCATTTCTCAAAATCCCTCATTTTCGAACCATCCTCTGTCCAGGACCTCCGGAGCGGCTTCCTTGGAAGAAATCCGCAAAAACCTCTCGGAGTTTCGGCGGCGATCCGCTGTGCCGGAACCCACAGACTCAAACTCTGCACCTTCACAGCAATCTTCAACAGCTCAAGGTTCTACACAGCAAGTCTCTTTTCAAGAGCTTTATAACAGAAATGTGCTTGGCAAGTCTGAGGACCCCAATGCCGATAAGGGTGGGAAGCTCTCTTTCAATGCGATCCGAGAGAGCTTGAAGAAGATAAAGTCGAATACCAATGTGCAAAGTGATAGGAAGAGTGTGGACCCTATGTCCTTATCGGCATTTACCAATAGTTTGAAGCTCAAGCCGAATGTGATCGGTGGGACTGACACTTTGCCGATGTCGATTTTTGGGAAGGAGAAGATAAAGGGGAGAAATGAAGAAGAGGGCTCGTATGCAATGAAAACAGATTTTGTGAAGTTGTATGACCATGCAGAGCTGGGGGAGAAGTTGAGGAGgttgaggccggaggccaagGGGGACAGCTGGTTTTCATTGAAGGAGTTAAATGAGAGGTTGATGAAGTTGAGGGAGATGGAAGAGATGGAGACTCAGGCGGCTATGAGCGGCGTTTCGTTTAGGGATTTGAGGGATAGCTTGGTGAAATTGAAGATTTCGGATGAGGAGAAGGTGAAGAAAACTTCGA TCCAGAGGCTTGATATCTTGGGCCAGTTCGGCCGAACTCCTAGCTTTATGCTGCAACCTCCCAAGGAACACTTGGTTGAAAAG TATTTCCATCCAGATAACATGTCTTCTGcagaaaaactgaaaattgagCTTGCCAAAGTTAGAGAAGAATTTAAAATGTCAGAGTCCGATTGTGGTTCTGCACGAGTTCAAG TGGCACAGCTCACAACCAAGATCAAACATCTATCTTCAGTTTTACACAAAAAG gaTAAGCATTCCCGTAAGGGTCTTCAAGCGATGTTGCAGAGAAGGAAGAGGTTATTGAAGTATCTTCGAAAAACTGACTGGGATTCTTACTGCTTTGTTCTCTCTAAACTTGGTCTCCGGGACAAGCCAGAGTTTCTCTCTAAACTTGGTCTCCGGTACAAGACAGATAACAAAACTTGA
- the LOC109948204 gene encoding leucine-rich repeat extensin-like protein 3 — protein MIQPPTLPWLTPPPLVPTPEQPAFDLPPPTPDLPPPDEDSSPSPPLVPIFTSPPLPFEPPPFPFAPPIISSPTAPDPGVIDQPPSLPIPQSPEIFLPPPIPEVPQNPQGPFPFVPPIISTPTAPDPGVIDQPPSLPIPQSPEIFLPPPIPEMPQNPRGPFPFVPPIISTPTAPDPGVIDQPPSLPIPQSPEIFLPPPIPEVPQNPQESFPFGSAPPAPDMDFIEPLSPPEIPFLPPVDQLPRAFDSPPSYT, from the coding sequence ATGATACAACCACCCACCCTTCCATGGCTCACACCTCCCCCATTAGTACCTACACCAGAGCAACCAGCCTTTGATCTTCCTCCACCTACACCAGACTTACCACCACCTGATGAAGACTCTTCTCCATCACCCCCACTTGTCCCAATATTTACATCACCGCCACTGCCTTTTGAGCCTCCTCCATTTCCATTTGCACCACCAATTATATCATCCCCAACTGCACCAGACCCTGGTGTGATTGATCAGCCACCATCTTTGCCCATTCCTCAGTCACCAGAAATCTTTCTTCCACCTCCAATTCCTGAAGTGCCCCAAAATCCACAGGGGCCATTTCCATTTGTACCACCAATTATATCAACCCCAACTGCACCAGACCCTGGTGTGATTGATCAGCCACCATCTTTGCCCATTCCTCAGTCACCAGAAATCTTTCTTCCACCTCCAATTCCTGAAATGCCCCAAAATCCACGGGGGCCATTTCCATTTGTACCACCAATTATATCAACCCCAACTGCACCAGACCCTGGTGTGATTGATCAGCCACCATCTTTGCCCATTCCTCAGTCACCAGAAATCTTTCTGCCACCTCCAATTCCTGAAGTACCCCAAAATCCACAGGAGTCATTTCCATTTGGGTCCGCGCCACCAGCTCCAGATATGGATTTCATTGAGCCATTGTCACCCCCAGAAATCCCTTTTCTGCCTCCTGTTGATCAGCTTCCACGGGCGTTTGATTCACCTCCCTCTTATACTTAA
- the LOC18783868 gene encoding F-box/LRR-repeat protein 2 isoform X2 gives MAEKAVDLPEECWELIIKLLDHPSHFNSLSQVCKQFLSITNRLLLSLKLSDPTVQALLPRLLQRFRRIKQIELTGFQGDMNSILHQIAQSGLNLESLNVSKQPTLPVVGLRALGSKMMDLKSLNCSKMRCFGDSDLNVIAESFPCLEELDISYHADDSTTGSKPISDLGIFSLSLKLKSLRKINLSAFKVPFLSSKALWAIALSDSDISDEFLYAVAEARFPLKKLTLSRCANYSFSGISVLLNEYQSLEYLNLEAAYFLRDKDIAELSRFLHSINHINLSHCYGLTCITFYTLIKNCLVLDKLEMVATSIGEENIETDFKASHGIKSLNLANSSLGNNFITSFASICPKLELLNLSKCKGITEEGIVEVLKRCSEIRQLEVNHIGGMTDSFLHLEFELPKLKVLSLMFSGIDDDALAMIGKRCCRLLKLDLAGCFSLTSKGVKEVVENCKELKEINLKWCNKFSADIVPWMVFSRPSLKKIVPPSRFVLTGRQRNLFLRHGCAVYDGGAFE, from the exons ATGGCAGAAAAAGCTGTTGATTTGCCAGAAGAATGCTGGGAACTGATAATTAAACTGCTAGACCACCCCTCTCACTTCAATTCACTCTCTCAGGTCTGCAAGCAATTCCTGTCAATCACCAATAGACTTTTATTGAGTCTCAAACTTTCTGATCCAACAGTTCAAGCCCTTCTGCCTCGCCTTCTTCAAAGGTTCCGTCGGATCAAACAGATAGAACTCACTGGATTTCAAGGTGACATGAACTCAATTCTTCATCAAATTGCGCAATCTGGGTTGAATCTAGAGTCTCTGAACGTTTCCAAGCAACCAACTTTACCAGTGGTTGGTTTAAGAGCGTTGGGCTCCAAAATGATGGATTTGAAGAGTTTGAACTGCTCCAAGATGAGGTGCTTTGGGGATTCTGACCTGAATGTGATTGCAGAGTCATTTCCATGCCTTGAAGAGCTTGACATCAGCTATCATGCGGATGATTCCACAACTGGGTCGAAGCCCATATCTGATTTGGGCATCTTTTCATTGTCATTGAAGCTCAAGAGCCTGAGGAAGATCAACCTTTCCG CATTCAAAGTACCATTCCTAAGCTCGAAAGCTTTATGGGCTATTGCTCTTTCGGATTCCGatatttcggatgaatttctgTATGCAGTTGCTGAAGCACGTTTTCCTCTGAAGAAGCTCACTCTTTCTAGATGCGCAAACTACAGTTTTTCTGGAATTTCGGTTTTGTTGAATGAGTATCAATCTCTTGAGTACTTAAATCTTGAAGCAGCATATTTTCTTAGGGACAAGGACATAGCTGAGCTATCCAGGTTCCTCCATAGTATCAATCATATAAACCTTAGTCATTGCTATGGGTTGACCTGTATCACCTTCTACACGCTCATAAAAAACTGTCTGGTTTTGGATAAGTTGGAAATGGTAGCGACAAGTATTGGGGAGGAAAACATTGAGACTGACTTTAAGGCAAGCCATGGAATCAAATCTTTAAACTTGGCAAACAGTTCATTGGGCAATAACTTTATAACAAGTTTTGCATCTATTTGCCCCAAATTGGAACTGCTCAATTTGAGCAAATGTAAGGGAATTACAGAAGAAGGCATAGTAGAAGTATTGAAGAGATGCTCTGAGATTAGACAATTGGAGGTAAACCACATTGGAGGGATGACGGATTCTTTTTTGCACCTTGAGTTTGAACTTCCCAAGTTGAAGGTGTTGTCTCTAATGTTTTCTGGAATCGATGATGATGCGTTGGCTATGATTGGTAAAAGATGTTGCAGGCTACTGAAATTAGACTTGGCAGGCTGCTTCAGTTTGACATCAAAGGGGGTGAAGGAAGTGGTGGAAAACTGCaaagaattgaaggagataaATTTGAAGTGGTGTAATAAGTTCAGTGCTGATATTGTTCCTTGGATGGTGTTTTCAAGACCATCACTGAAGAAAATAGTTCCTCCTAGTCGTTTTGTTCTTACTGGAAGACAAAGGAACCTTTTCTTGCGTCATGGGTGTGCGGTGTATGACGGGGGTGCCTTTGAATGA
- the LOC18783868 gene encoding F-box/LRR-repeat protein 2 isoform X1 has translation MAEKAVDLPEECWELIIKLLDHPSHFNSLSQVCKQFLSITNRLLLSLKLSDPTVQALLPRLLQRFRRIKQIELTGFQGDMNSILHQIAQSGLNLESLNVSKQPTLPVVGLRALGSKMMDLKSLNCSKMRCFGDSDLNVIAESFPCLEELDISYHADDSTTGSKPISDLGIFSLSLKLKSLRKINLSGNSFITDKSLVFLSTNCLLLSQVVLHFCNFISLNGISKLIHGCSHLNSISVHGIGNPSVNAAFKVPFLSSKALWAIALSDSDISDEFLYAVAEARFPLKKLTLSRCANYSFSGISVLLNEYQSLEYLNLEAAYFLRDKDIAELSRFLHSINHINLSHCYGLTCITFYTLIKNCLVLDKLEMVATSIGEENIETDFKASHGIKSLNLANSSLGNNFITSFASICPKLELLNLSKCKGITEEGIVEVLKRCSEIRQLEVNHIGGMTDSFLHLEFELPKLKVLSLMFSGIDDDALAMIGKRCCRLLKLDLAGCFSLTSKGVKEVVENCKELKEINLKWCNKFSADIVPWMVFSRPSLKKIVPPSRFVLTGRQRNLFLRHGCAVYDGGAFE, from the coding sequence ATGGCAGAAAAAGCTGTTGATTTGCCAGAAGAATGCTGGGAACTGATAATTAAACTGCTAGACCACCCCTCTCACTTCAATTCACTCTCTCAGGTCTGCAAGCAATTCCTGTCAATCACCAATAGACTTTTATTGAGTCTCAAACTTTCTGATCCAACAGTTCAAGCCCTTCTGCCTCGCCTTCTTCAAAGGTTCCGTCGGATCAAACAGATAGAACTCACTGGATTTCAAGGTGACATGAACTCAATTCTTCATCAAATTGCGCAATCTGGGTTGAATCTAGAGTCTCTGAACGTTTCCAAGCAACCAACTTTACCAGTGGTTGGTTTAAGAGCGTTGGGCTCCAAAATGATGGATTTGAAGAGTTTGAACTGCTCCAAGATGAGGTGCTTTGGGGATTCTGACCTGAATGTGATTGCAGAGTCATTTCCATGCCTTGAAGAGCTTGACATCAGCTATCATGCGGATGATTCCACAACTGGGTCGAAGCCCATATCTGATTTGGGCATCTTTTCATTGTCATTGAAGCTCAAGAGCCTGAGGAAGATCAACCTTTCCGGTAATAGCTTCATTACTGATAAGTCCCTTGTGTTTTTGTCTACCAACTGCTTGTTGTTAAGCCAAGTTGTGCTTCACTTTTGTAACTTTATATCACTGAATGGTATATCCAAGCTCATCCATGGCTGTTCTCACTTGAATTCTATTTCGGTTCATGGAATTGGGAATCCTTCTGTTAATGCAGCATTCAAAGTACCATTCCTAAGCTCGAAAGCTTTATGGGCTATTGCTCTTTCGGATTCCGatatttcggatgaatttctgTATGCAGTTGCTGAAGCACGTTTTCCTCTGAAGAAGCTCACTCTTTCTAGATGCGCAAACTACAGTTTTTCTGGAATTTCGGTTTTGTTGAATGAGTATCAATCTCTTGAGTACTTAAATCTTGAAGCAGCATATTTTCTTAGGGACAAGGACATAGCTGAGCTATCCAGGTTCCTCCATAGTATCAATCATATAAACCTTAGTCATTGCTATGGGTTGACCTGTATCACCTTCTACACGCTCATAAAAAACTGTCTGGTTTTGGATAAGTTGGAAATGGTAGCGACAAGTATTGGGGAGGAAAACATTGAGACTGACTTTAAGGCAAGCCATGGAATCAAATCTTTAAACTTGGCAAACAGTTCATTGGGCAATAACTTTATAACAAGTTTTGCATCTATTTGCCCCAAATTGGAACTGCTCAATTTGAGCAAATGTAAGGGAATTACAGAAGAAGGCATAGTAGAAGTATTGAAGAGATGCTCTGAGATTAGACAATTGGAGGTAAACCACATTGGAGGGATGACGGATTCTTTTTTGCACCTTGAGTTTGAACTTCCCAAGTTGAAGGTGTTGTCTCTAATGTTTTCTGGAATCGATGATGATGCGTTGGCTATGATTGGTAAAAGATGTTGCAGGCTACTGAAATTAGACTTGGCAGGCTGCTTCAGTTTGACATCAAAGGGGGTGAAGGAAGTGGTGGAAAACTGCaaagaattgaaggagataaATTTGAAGTGGTGTAATAAGTTCAGTGCTGATATTGTTCCTTGGATGGTGTTTTCAAGACCATCACTGAAGAAAATAGTTCCTCCTAGTCGTTTTGTTCTTACTGGAAGACAAAGGAACCTTTTCTTGCGTCATGGGTGTGCGGTGTATGACGGGGGTGCCTTTGAATGA